The following coding sequences are from one Cenarchaeum symbiosum A window:
- a CDS encoding succinyl-CoA synthetase, beta subunit (COG0045) — protein sequence MEYQAKELFAEYGIKVPQGRASKGIEQARKDAKDIGYPFVIKIQVPVGGRGKAGGIQKCTNEDELVLRYPQVYDLTIKGERARAILLEKMADISKELYLSLFLNRSKRCYTVIASAEGGVEIESVKSQIIKEVGLGKVSPEVAAQVASEMGLEGAAAKDLSDILQKLSLLTTEKEAELAEINPLAILSDGTLLALDGKVMTDDNAAFRHQELEKYRESSELEERAQKSGFSLVELDGNIAVVGNGAGLVMSTLDMLSDSGGRPACFLDVGGGATTESVYEALTLINKMDRVKGILVNLYGGIVKTTTIASAFLKAYDDGIVDLPVYARLRGAESDKAREMLKSSSTNLYDTVEDAISAAVMGIEK from the coding sequence TTGGAGTATCAGGCAAAGGAGCTCTTTGCAGAATACGGGATAAAGGTGCCGCAGGGCAGGGCATCAAAGGGAATAGAACAGGCAAGAAAAGATGCCAAGGACATAGGATACCCGTTTGTCATAAAGATACAGGTGCCAGTCGGGGGCCGCGGCAAAGCAGGCGGGATACAAAAATGCACAAACGAAGACGAGCTTGTACTGCGGTATCCGCAGGTGTACGACCTGACGATAAAGGGCGAGAGGGCAAGGGCAATTTTACTAGAGAAGATGGCCGACATATCAAAGGAGCTCTACCTGTCGCTGTTCCTAAACAGGAGCAAAAGATGCTATACTGTGATAGCATCCGCAGAAGGGGGAGTGGAGATAGAATCAGTAAAAAGCCAGATCATAAAGGAGGTCGGCCTGGGGAAGGTAAGCCCGGAGGTCGCAGCACAAGTGGCATCTGAGATGGGCCTCGAGGGTGCTGCCGCCAAAGATCTATCCGACATACTGCAAAAGCTCTCACTACTCACTACAGAAAAAGAGGCGGAATTGGCAGAGATAAACCCCCTGGCCATACTATCAGATGGGACACTCTTGGCTTTAGACGGCAAGGTAATGACCGATGATAATGCCGCATTCAGGCACCAAGAGCTGGAAAAGTACAGGGAATCCTCCGAGCTCGAAGAGAGGGCCCAGAAGAGCGGATTCTCACTTGTCGAGCTTGACGGGAACATTGCTGTAGTGGGGAATGGCGCGGGGCTAGTCATGTCGACACTTGATATGCTCTCTGACAGCGGGGGCAGGCCCGCGTGCTTTTTGGATGTGGGAGGCGGTGCCACTACAGAATCAGTCTATGAAGCCCTTACCCTGATAAACAAAATGGACAGGGTAAAGGGAATTCTGGTTAACCTGTACGGGGGCATAGTAAAGACTACAACGATAGCGTCTGCATTTCTAAAGGCGTACGATGATGGAATAGTGGACCTGCCAGTATATGCCAGATTAAGGGGCGCAGAATCCGACAAAGCCAGAGAGATGCTAAAGAGCTCGAGCACCAACTTGTACGATACGGTAGAGGACGCTATAAGCGCAGCAGTAATGGGGATCGAAAAATGA
- a CDS encoding HNH endonuclease, with the protein MAKDYLRMFNRFFGNSNRMASTYKPVFLRALLDVADLDGTRRLAGERWLERKDGKLVIDLNFIAARFAKYYWDMEYSFRLRQSQDRQDANITRLVKAAHKEGDKPPTIEVMASEEMDEFRKRVIKMSIKPEVLVHLLTDMKGLYVKTGPSTIQLDDDIIEFLRGHRVLLKQGINNVLARYLEKLNRMTPQITSKIEGEPTGRKALGSIAQEKMKKWQDSRCFYCEDKFSKPHVDHVIPHNYVFATDLYNCTLACQQCNCTKSDMLPEKDIFEKVVERNRGIPQCLKKFKPGYSEESYRLLFDTCIKEYNGDEFFTPRIR; encoded by the coding sequence ATGGCAAAGGACTATCTCCGTATGTTCAACCGGTTCTTTGGCAATTCCAACAGGATGGCAAGCACGTACAAGCCGGTATTCCTCCGGGCTCTATTGGACGTGGCGGACCTGGATGGTACCAGAAGGCTCGCGGGGGAGAGATGGCTGGAGAGAAAAGACGGCAAGCTGGTGATAGACCTGAACTTTATCGCAGCCAGGTTTGCCAAATACTACTGGGACATGGAATACAGCTTCCGCCTCCGGCAGTCCCAGGACCGCCAAGATGCCAACATAACCCGGCTGGTAAAGGCAGCCCACAAGGAAGGCGACAAGCCGCCCACAATAGAGGTGATGGCCAGTGAAGAGATGGACGAGTTTAGAAAGAGGGTCATAAAGATGAGCATAAAACCAGAGGTCCTAGTCCACCTGCTGACGGACATGAAGGGCCTGTACGTCAAGACGGGCCCGAGCACCATACAGCTCGACGATGACATTATCGAGTTTCTGCGGGGGCACCGAGTTCTGCTTAAACAGGGGATAAACAACGTACTGGCAAGATACCTTGAAAAGCTCAACCGCATGACCCCGCAGATAACCAGCAAGATAGAAGGCGAGCCAACGGGAAGAAAAGCCCTGGGCTCTATCGCACAGGAGAAGATGAAAAAATGGCAGGATTCAAGGTGCTTTTACTGCGAGGACAAGTTCTCCAAGCCCCATGTCGACCACGTCATACCCCACAACTATGTATTTGCCACCGACCTGTACAACTGCACGCTTGCCTGCCAGCAGTGCAACTGTACAAAATCGGACATGCTGCCAGAAAAAGACATATTCGAGAAGGTGGTCGAGCGCAACAGGGGCATCCCCCAATGTCTAAAAAAATTCAAGCCAGGCTACAGCGAAGAATCGTACCGCCTACTCTTTGACACGTGTATAAAGGAATACAACGGGGACGAGTTTTTCACGCCACGTATACGCTAG
- a CDS encoding succinyl-CoA synthetase, alpha subunit (COG0074), with protein MTDIIQLLRGTPGDSDYGKKPVVVQGITGKFGSTHTRLMKEYGTNIAAGVTLREGAKDFEGIPLYGNIGEAVEATGAQISAMFVPAKFFLSAAKDALEAGIKLLVAIPEHVPVRDTLELLELARKKDAIVIGPNTPGVIIPEVIKVGIMPAGPFKLGDVAVLSKSGTLLYEISNALTQAGFGQAITIGIGGDPINGTRLIDAFEMVREIPGLRGLVVVGEIGGDAEELLAQRITETKFNKPTVAYIAGRAAPKEKRMGHAGAIVMGNYGSAESKISMFNKANVPVAKRPAEVPILLARKIQGSD; from the coding sequence ATGACCGATATTATTCAGCTGCTCCGGGGAACACCCGGGGATTCCGACTATGGAAAAAAGCCCGTCGTAGTACAGGGGATTACGGGTAAGTTCGGCTCTACACATACACGTCTAATGAAAGAGTATGGGACCAACATTGCAGCAGGTGTAACACTGAGGGAGGGTGCCAAGGACTTTGAGGGGATACCCCTGTACGGGAATATCGGCGAGGCAGTTGAGGCCACAGGCGCCCAGATATCCGCCATGTTTGTTCCCGCAAAGTTCTTTTTATCTGCGGCAAAAGACGCACTCGAAGCAGGTATCAAGCTGCTTGTCGCCATACCGGAGCACGTCCCCGTCAGGGATACTCTAGAGCTGCTCGAGCTTGCGCGTAAAAAAGACGCGATCGTTATAGGCCCCAATACTCCCGGTGTGATAATACCCGAGGTGATTAAAGTGGGGATAATGCCCGCCGGCCCCTTCAAGCTCGGAGATGTAGCTGTACTCTCAAAGAGCGGGACTCTACTGTACGAGATATCAAACGCTCTGACCCAGGCCGGCTTTGGCCAGGCCATAACAATAGGGATAGGCGGCGACCCCATAAACGGAACCCGGCTGATTGACGCCTTTGAGATGGTGCGGGAGATACCGGGTCTGAGGGGCCTTGTAGTAGTGGGCGAGATAGGCGGGGATGCCGAAGAGCTGCTCGCCCAGAGGATAACCGAGACAAAATTCAACAAGCCGACTGTCGCGTATATCGCCGGCAGGGCCGCCCCCAAGGAAAAGAGGATGGGCCACGCAGGGGCCATAGTCATGGGGAATTACGGATCGGCAGAATCCAAGATATCCATGTTCAACAAGGCAAACGTGCCTGTCGCAAAGAGGCCCGCCGAGGTCCCCATTCTCTTGGCCAGAAAGATACAGGGATCCGATTAG
- a CDS encoding glycosyltransferase involved in cell wall biogenesis (COG0463), producing the protein MDLYIFHGIVALLVFCVIMAICIKWSMIIYNTLWSRRHVIGINDVNENSSQPKVSIIVPARNEKGEIARCLDTLLKQDYHDYEVIAVDDGSNDGTYDIMKSFKDRGILSMQTEKPDGWLGKSWACSEAAKRASGELLLFTDADTEHKPDSLSKAVSHMTAHGLDCLSLTPQLKMDSVWARAVLPLITSFKLVKPCGIIQYTEAQANDPRCRMGGFNGSYLLIKTDAYQKIGGFARVRNELFEDWALGLIARENMLKTRIADGRKLVSAAWARDRRSLNEILRRMTIQMHGRRKITNIKDFFLLAVLMFAPYIAAAASSLALILHTEVSTVMVTAGAAASVFFHMAAYAIHAKGLGLSRRSVFLAPLGGFIAATGYLKGITAESTTWRGRRITTKDIADENIMLNNHVKAYKRFLAWWKEWIYPKYGEVPPPFHRRSWLVWGLIFGIVFIITYYLHVYDQRFELKNAADILIINVEVLVTVLSVTLGATLLGIQFRAQSYSMLFLMKQINNLVVYLFVGIFVSQVIINLGFIIWIPEKDLDVYIPFVFLGTVFSMFYLVGYIYHMIHKLHPHEIMNEVGRDINKIVLEIGKCKKRNDNSYTSPFTTVNLDNWNAIMLKEKSHRSEYEKFDVWKEIMLRTVKNDNVTLFKKGLEKIFEIYDKIMKLILDVHAVEINKLNQDVKYEINFANFGVIRHKNYHKWEKEVRQLTLTLHFFVEYVNDIMISSIENNRDLCVLTFMRIFTRRDESYLRKYGWHFGPGLMFDVWYDVMRRCIIEEKDDLIRQGIGHLEKRLKLQLSECKETCEDTIVRGVFHHVLSSLVPLAMDKNSIYLNAYLDIVEIYQIPNMHELHECETKSCLHPISPWIVPVENRPQLFELVKNGMHHPDGCSYIIDSAYGKRDLSLFSSGIDALFDSLIGTKYYPVKVIRYPNPPERIPTNITFENISEEDIRFRWLYEALLDITENIEESEFIYEIVSKLEELKSNSHIDQIWLNFVSRIITLKNPGLNNIRSDLKNILQIINKPSLQTDYVELREKCQNILQEIPSSKNEYVSLYHLERIGIDFLCENNK; encoded by the coding sequence ATGGACCTATACATCTTCCATGGTATAGTGGCACTACTGGTCTTTTGTGTCATCATGGCTATATGCATAAAATGGTCTATGATTATCTACAACACGCTCTGGTCTAGACGACACGTGATTGGCATCAACGACGTGAACGAAAACTCCTCACAACCAAAAGTTTCGATAATTGTACCCGCGAGAAACGAGAAGGGTGAAATAGCGAGATGCCTCGATACGCTTTTGAAACAAGATTATCATGACTACGAAGTGATCGCCGTCGACGACGGCTCCAATGATGGGACGTATGATATAATGAAGTCATTTAAGGATAGGGGTATCTTGAGTATGCAGACCGAAAAGCCCGACGGATGGCTAGGTAAGTCCTGGGCCTGCTCGGAGGCAGCTAAGAGGGCATCCGGCGAGTTGCTCCTGTTTACAGATGCCGATACGGAACACAAACCGGATTCCCTCTCCAAGGCGGTTTCGCATATGACAGCGCACGGACTCGACTGTCTCTCATTAACTCCCCAACTTAAGATGGACTCTGTGTGGGCTAGAGCGGTGCTGCCACTCATAACTTCCTTCAAGCTGGTAAAACCCTGTGGCATCATACAGTACACAGAGGCACAAGCCAACGACCCCCGTTGCAGGATGGGTGGCTTCAACGGATCCTACCTACTCATCAAGACTGATGCCTATCAGAAGATCGGCGGCTTCGCCCGGGTAAGAAACGAGCTCTTTGAGGACTGGGCCCTTGGATTGATCGCGCGGGAAAATATGCTCAAAACACGTATAGCTGACGGTAGAAAACTAGTCAGCGCTGCTTGGGCCCGGGACCGACGTTCACTTAACGAAATACTTCGAAGGATGACCATCCAGATGCATGGACGCAGAAAAATAACCAACATAAAAGATTTTTTCCTGCTGGCAGTATTGATGTTTGCTCCGTATATCGCCGCAGCAGCATCATCTCTTGCGCTTATTCTCCATACAGAAGTTTCTACAGTCATGGTTACAGCAGGCGCTGCCGCGTCCGTCTTTTTCCACATGGCCGCATATGCAATACATGCAAAAGGTCTAGGACTGTCGCGGCGCAGCGTATTTCTAGCTCCCTTGGGCGGCTTTATCGCAGCGACGGGATATCTGAAAGGAATAACCGCAGAAAGTACCACTTGGCGGGGTAGGAGAATAACCACCAAGGACATAGCAGATGAAAATATCATGTTGAATAATCATGTGAAAGCATACAAAAGATTTCTAGCGTGGTGGAAAGAATGGATCTATCCAAAATATGGCGAGGTACCACCCCCGTTTCATAGGAGATCGTGGTTAGTATGGGGGTTGATTTTTGGCATCGTGTTTATCATTACGTATTACCTACACGTCTATGATCAGAGATTTGAACTAAAGAATGCTGCCGATATTCTGATAATTAATGTGGAAGTATTAGTTACGGTTCTATCTGTCACATTAGGCGCAACATTACTGGGTATTCAATTCAGGGCCCAATCCTACTCAATGTTGTTTCTTATGAAACAGATAAACAATTTAGTGGTATACCTGTTTGTAGGAATATTTGTATCACAAGTAATAATCAATCTAGGATTTATTATATGGATTCCAGAGAAAGATCTGGATGTATACATTCCATTTGTATTTTTGGGCACCGTATTCTCCATGTTTTATCTCGTCGGATACATATATCACATGATCCACAAGCTACATCCACATGAGATAATGAACGAAGTTGGAAGAGATATTAATAAAATTGTGCTCGAGATAGGTAAGTGTAAAAAACGTAATGATAATTCGTACACGTCACCATTTACGACGGTAAATCTCGACAACTGGAATGCTATAATGCTGAAGGAAAAATCGCATAGATCTGAATATGAAAAATTTGACGTATGGAAAGAAATAATGTTGAGAACAGTAAAAAATGATAACGTTACTCTGTTTAAGAAAGGACTAGAAAAAATCTTTGAAATATATGACAAAATCATGAAACTAATACTAGATGTTCATGCCGTAGAAATAAACAAATTGAATCAAGACGTAAAATACGAGATAAACTTTGCCAATTTTGGTGTAATACGTCACAAGAATTATCACAAATGGGAGAAAGAAGTTCGACAATTAACTTTGACATTGCATTTTTTTGTCGAATATGTTAACGATATCATGATATCTTCAATTGAAAATAACCGTGATCTTTGTGTTTTAACATTTATGAGAATATTCACGAGAAGAGACGAGTCATATTTAAGAAAATATGGTTGGCATTTCGGTCCGGGATTGATGTTCGATGTATGGTATGATGTAATGCGGCGGTGTATAATTGAGGAGAAAGATGATCTAATACGTCAGGGTATAGGCCATCTTGAAAAAAGACTGAAGTTACAATTATCTGAATGTAAAGAAACATGCGAAGATACAATAGTTCGAGGAGTTTTTCATCATGTCTTGTCGTCGTTAGTGCCTTTAGCGATGGATAAAAATAGCATCTATCTAAATGCATATCTAGACATTGTTGAAATATATCAGATTCCAAACATGCATGAATTACATGAATGTGAAACTAAGTCATGCCTACATCCTATATCTCCGTGGATAGTACCAGTAGAAAACCGACCTCAATTATTTGAATTAGTGAAAAATGGTATGCATCATCCAGATGGGTGTTCATATATTATTGATAGCGCATATGGAAAAAGAGATTTGTCATTATTTTCTAGCGGAATTGACGCACTATTTGATAGCCTCATTGGTACAAAATACTATCCCGTAAAAGTTATAAGATATCCTAATCCCCCTGAACGTATTCCTACAAACATTACGTTTGAAAATATTTCAGAAGAGGATATAAGATTTAGATGGTTATATGAAGCACTTTTAGATATAACAGAAAATATAGAAGAGAGTGAATTCATATACGAAATTGTTTCCAAGTTAGAAGAGTTAAAATCTAATTCACATATAGATCAAATATGGTTAAATTTTGTATCTAGAATAATTACATTGAAAAACCCTGGTTTAAACAACATTCGATCTGATTTAAAGAACATATTACAAATTATAAACAAACCTTCACTACAGACAGATTATGTGGAATTACGAGAGAAATGTCAGAATATATTGCAGGAAATTCCCAGTTCAAAGAATGAATATGTGTCGTTGTATCATTTAGAGAGAATAGGAATAGATTTTCTATGTGAAAACAACAAATAA
- a CDS encoding ribosomal protein L40e — MPITDVAKRQIAQKARLHMKICFYCGARNSMAATRCRKCRNNYLRLKNRNLGAKK; from the coding sequence ATGCCGATAACGGACGTGGCGAAAAGGCAGATAGCCCAAAAGGCCCGCCTCCACATGAAGATCTGCTTTTACTGCGGGGCGAGAAACTCGATGGCCGCCACCCGGTGCAGAAAGTGCAGGAACAACTATCTCCGTCTAAAGAACCGCAACCTGGGCGCGAAAAAGTAG